One genomic region from Desulfuromonas sp. TF encodes:
- a CDS encoding response regulator produces MRGILIADQDLESRKRMANLFIEAGYHVTVTDSAASALYDVLKKTAQVVILSSEFDEVRAADLIPLLKRCNRNLTVILVTGELPLPLVRRLRREGIFYHALRPVQPEDSEEIRQAVSCAFASLVQQEPR; encoded by the coding sequence ATGCGCGGAATACTCATTGCCGACCAAGATCTGGAATCCAGGAAACGCATGGCGAATCTCTTTATCGAGGCGGGGTATCACGTCACGGTGACCGATTCGGCGGCAAGTGCCCTCTACGATGTCCTGAAAAAGACGGCGCAGGTGGTGATCCTGAGCAGCGAGTTCGACGAAGTCCGGGCAGCGGATCTGATCCCGCTGCTCAAGCGATGCAACCGCAACCTGACCGTCATCCTGGTTACGGGAGAACTGCCGCTGCCGCTGGTTCGCAGGCTGCGGCGCGAAGGGATCTTCTATCACGCCCTCCGCCCTGTTCAGCCGGAAGACAGTGAAGAGATACGCCAGGCGGTAAGCTGTGCCTTCGCCAGCCTGGTCCAGCAGGAACCGAGGTGA
- a CDS encoding peptidylprolyl isomerase, translating to MAQAKKGDRVAINFTGTLEDGTVFDTTFADDDCSSDECGTDDCGCETGPMELIIGEEEFFPLVEEALIGMAPGEKKTVVIPSEEAFGEYDEEQVFSIKRSEVPDHIHPEEGQELELTGEDDESVIVTVVEVTDEEITLDANHPLAGEDLSFEVELVEIL from the coding sequence ATGGCACAGGCGAAAAAGGGCGACCGAGTTGCAATCAACTTTACCGGAACCCTCGAGGACGGAACCGTTTTTGACACCACCTTTGCAGATGACGATTGCAGTTCGGATGAATGCGGGACCGATGATTGCGGCTGCGAAACCGGGCCCATGGAGCTGATCATCGGTGAAGAGGAATTTTTTCCTCTGGTCGAGGAGGCGCTGATCGGAATGGCGCCGGGAGAGAAAAAGACCGTCGTCATTCCCTCCGAGGAGGCTTTCGGTGAATATGACGAAGAGCAGGTCTTCTCGATAAAACGCAGCGAGGTTCCGGACCATATCCATCCCGAGGAAGGGCAGGAGCTTGAACTCACCGGAGAGGACGACGAGAGCGTCATTGTGACCGTGGTCGAAGTGACCGACGAGGAGATCACCCTGGACGCCAACCATCCCCTGGCCGGAGAAGACCTTTCCTTTGAGGTCGAACTGGTGGAGATCCTTTAG
- a CDS encoding sigma-54 dependent transcriptional regulator, with the protein MNQAQILVIDDDEVIREGLRRVLESRGYAVAVSPSGLLGLERMNQHDFSLVITDLKMPGMGGLEVLRQIRILHPGVPIIMMTGYSTVETAVEAMKNGAIDYIAKPFTPEIISEKVRSALDQKPVLVDDMHRQCELQEIQAFEDFIGGSGEMQRVYRRIMQVAPTDSTVLVTGESGTGKELVARAIHRKSPRRNAPFVAVDCTSLAENLLESELFGHIKGSFTGASQTKTGLFKVADSGTLFLDEIANISLTTQAKLLRVLQERAVLPIGGTQPVSMDIRLVAATNANLPEMVAAGRFREDLFFRLNIIPIELPPLRERKGDLRQLVGHFLNRFAEELGKDMRGLAPDAMALLENYHFPGNVRELENLIERAVVLAEGDLVQRVDLELQVSAEKDGAGLTEAPQTVEELKERKRLLREQAVDTIERAFVLDAMRRNKWNVTRAAEEVGMLRPNFQALLKKQGLSARNRPTGLDA; encoded by the coding sequence ATGAACCAGGCCCAGATTCTTGTTATCGACGACGATGAGGTGATCAGGGAAGGTCTGCGCAGGGTCCTTGAGTCGAGAGGTTATGCCGTGGCCGTCTCACCGAGCGGACTTCTCGGGCTGGAGCGCATGAATCAGCATGATTTTTCCCTCGTCATCACCGATCTCAAAATGCCGGGAATGGGAGGGCTGGAGGTATTACGACAGATCCGGATTCTCCATCCCGGAGTGCCGATCATCATGATGACCGGTTATTCGACCGTGGAGACGGCCGTAGAGGCGATGAAAAACGGAGCGATCGACTATATCGCCAAGCCTTTCACCCCCGAGATCATCAGTGAAAAGGTGCGCAGCGCACTGGATCAGAAGCCCGTCCTGGTGGATGACATGCACCGGCAGTGTGAACTGCAGGAGATTCAGGCATTCGAAGACTTTATTGGCGGTAGCGGGGAAATGCAGCGGGTCTACCGGCGGATCATGCAGGTGGCGCCGACGGACAGTACGGTGCTTGTGACGGGCGAGAGCGGTACCGGCAAGGAGCTGGTTGCCCGGGCCATCCATCGCAAGAGCCCACGCCGCAATGCTCCCTTTGTCGCCGTCGATTGCACGTCCCTTGCGGAAAATCTTCTCGAAAGCGAGCTGTTCGGCCACATCAAGGGTTCTTTCACCGGTGCCAGCCAGACCAAGACCGGCCTGTTCAAGGTCGCGGATTCAGGAACTCTGTTCCTGGATGAAATCGCCAACATCAGCCTCACGACGCAGGCAAAGCTGTTGCGAGTCCTTCAGGAGCGGGCCGTACTGCCGATCGGTGGAACCCAGCCGGTTTCCATGGACATCCGGCTGGTGGCGGCGACCAACGCCAACCTGCCCGAGATGGTCGCCGCGGGCCGCTTCCGGGAAGACCTCTTTTTCCGCCTCAATATCATCCCCATCGAATTGCCGCCCCTGCGGGAAAGAAAAGGGGACCTTCGCCAACTGGTCGGTCATTTTCTGAACCGCTTTGCCGAAGAGCTCGGCAAGGACATGCGGGGGCTGGCTCCCGACGCCATGGCCCTCCTCGAGAACTACCATTTCCCCGGCAACGTCCGGGAGCTGGAAAATCTCATCGAGAGGGCAGTGGTCCTGGCGGAGGGAGATCTGGTTCAGCGCGTCGATCTGGAATTACAGGTTTCCGCAGAAAAAGACGGGGCGGGGCTGACGGAGGCGCCGCAGACCGTGGAAGAGCTGAAGGAACGCAAACGGCTGTTGCGGGAGCAGGCCGTCGACACCATCGAGAGGGCCTTCGTTTTGGATGCCATGCGCCGGAACAAATGGAATGTGACCCGGGCGGCCGAGGAAGTGGGCATGCTTCGTCCCAATTTCCAGGCACTTCTCAAGAAACAGGGCCTTTCGGCCCGCAACCGGCCCACGGGACTGGATGCATAG
- a CDS encoding sensor histidine kinase, with the protein MRLRLTTKFTLVTSAVLVTAMVLFTYFGIGSLERIIQDEAVKDIDNLSETILRTTYHQMLEDDRELVYQAIEEVGFQKGVRQIRLIDKDGVIRYSTLEREIGTEVDKSGASCNMCHGKHGDSPLVAVSSMRRSRNFIDSDGEEVIGMARGIYNQPTCSIAACHIHPPGAQLLGVLDVTVSMKEMTSQISGFRLQMILSTFGLLFALALSLAFVTGRFVHRPVRDLLAHTRRLTSGDLEGRIEPLARDELGELEVAFNEMTGSLRQAQWELRELASSLETKVEQRTREIRDIQGHLARSEKLASLGELVAGIAHEINNPLTGIMVFSSMILEDDRLPQDMRKDMEVINRETERCSGIVRRLLEFSRETLPHKAPELINHLLDNTLHLLENQATFHNIDIARHYASDLPPILVDGNQICQVCMNILLNAAQAMPGGGSLALATELSEDGEYLAVRFSDTGSGIPENDLKRIFDPFFTTKEEGGTGLGLSVSYGIVENHGGKITVDSLVGTGTTFTVLLPLRWPEEEEDRV; encoded by the coding sequence ATGCGTCTGCGCCTTACCACAAAATTCACCCTGGTCACCAGTGCCGTTCTGGTTACGGCCATGGTTTTGTTCACCTATTTTGGTATCGGATCCCTGGAGCGGATCATTCAGGATGAGGCGGTCAAGGATATCGACAATCTCAGTGAAACGATCCTGCGGACAACCTACCATCAGATGCTGGAGGATGACCGGGAACTAGTATATCAGGCGATTGAAGAGGTCGGGTTCCAGAAAGGAGTCAGGCAGATCCGTCTGATCGACAAGGACGGCGTGATCCGCTACTCCACGCTTGAGCGGGAAATCGGGACCGAGGTCGACAAGAGCGGAGCCTCCTGCAATATGTGCCATGGCAAGCATGGTGATTCGCCCCTGGTGGCCGTTTCGTCCATGAGACGGAGCCGTAATTTCATCGATAGTGACGGCGAAGAAGTGATCGGGATGGCGAGGGGGATCTACAACCAGCCGACCTGCAGCATTGCGGCCTGTCATATTCATCCCCCTGGCGCCCAGTTGCTCGGCGTTCTGGATGTCACGGTCTCTATGAAGGAAATGACCAGCCAGATCAGCGGCTTCAGGCTGCAGATGATACTGTCCACCTTTGGGCTGCTGTTTGCCCTGGCTCTGAGTCTGGCTTTCGTCACCGGCCGGTTTGTTCATCGGCCGGTGCGCGACCTGCTGGCTCATACGCGGCGCCTGACCAGCGGCGACCTGGAGGGACGCATCGAGCCGCTGGCCCGGGATGAACTCGGGGAGTTGGAAGTGGCATTCAACGAGATGACCGGGAGTCTGCGTCAAGCGCAGTGGGAATTGCGGGAACTGGCCAGTTCACTGGAAACCAAAGTCGAGCAACGCACCCGCGAGATCCGGGATATACAAGGCCACCTGGCGCGTTCGGAGAAGCTGGCGTCACTTGGGGAACTGGTGGCCGGTATCGCCCACGAAATCAACAATCCGCTGACGGGAATCATGGTTTTCTCCTCCATGATTCTGGAAGACGACCGCTTGCCGCAGGACATGCGGAAGGATATGGAGGTCATTAACCGGGAGACGGAGCGCTGTTCCGGGATAGTTCGACGCCTGCTGGAATTCTCTCGGGAGACCCTCCCGCACAAGGCGCCGGAATTGATCAACCATCTGCTTGACAACACTCTGCATCTGCTGGAGAACCAGGCGACCTTTCACAATATCGATATCGCCCGTCATTATGCTTCCGATCTGCCGCCGATCCTGGTCGACGGCAATCAGATCTGCCAAGTATGCATGAATATTCTGCTCAATGCCGCCCAAGCCATGCCTGGGGGGGGATCCCTGGCCCTCGCAACGGAGCTCTCTGAAGATGGAGAGTATCTGGCCGTCCGGTTCAGCGACACCGGGAGCGGCATACCGGAGAACGACCTCAAGCGGATCTTCGACCCATTCTTCACCACCAAGGAGGAAGGCGGGACGGGGCTCGGACTGTCTGTTTCTTACGGAATCGTCGAAAATCATGGGGGAAAAATAACGGTGGACAGCCTAGTGGGGACGGGAACCACTTTTACGGTGCTGCTGCCGTTGAGATGGCCGGAAGAGGAAGAGGATCGAGTATAG
- a CDS encoding tRNA-dihydrouridine synthase has product MSDRFERVKNGTAEALRELPWPSGLSPLMLAPMQGVTNRALRSLFIEWVRPDVVFTEFMRVHSESARRRLSAGDLREAAAAEGGVPLVVQLIGHGREALVSAARAAEAAGARHINLNMGCPYGRMTKGLTGGGMLREPEKLAEIIPALRGAISGTFSVKMRAGYEDSALVHSLIPLLEGAGVDFLVLHPRTVIQQYTGRADHAVTAEVVRRTRLPVIANGDIRSAVEGLRILRETGAAGLMLGRGAVADPLLFERLRGREPAEPERRERAAMLRRYLGQTLERYGELFCGEAQVLGKVKEVLAFMDDPDFGGEIRQMKKARRVDTFAALIEELA; this is encoded by the coding sequence ATGTCTGACCGTTTCGAACGGGTCAAAAATGGAACAGCCGAAGCACTCCGGGAGCTCCCCTGGCCCTCGGGGCTCTCCCCCCTGATGCTGGCTCCCATGCAGGGGGTGACTAATCGTGCCTTGCGCTCCCTCTTTATCGAGTGGGTGCGCCCCGATGTCGTCTTCACCGAGTTCATGCGGGTTCACTCGGAGAGTGCCCGGCGCCGCCTCTCCGCCGGCGATCTGCGCGAGGCCGCTGCCGCTGAAGGGGGCGTTCCCCTGGTGGTACAGCTGATCGGCCATGGCCGCGAGGCCCTGGTCTCAGCGGCGCGGGCCGCCGAGGCGGCCGGAGCCCGGCATATCAACCTCAATATGGGATGTCCTTACGGACGCATGACCAAAGGCCTCACCGGCGGCGGGATGCTGCGCGAACCGGAGAAACTGGCGGAAATCATCCCCGCTCTCCGCGGGGCGATTTCAGGGACCTTTTCGGTGAAGATGCGGGCCGGCTACGAGGACTCCGCGCTGGTGCACTCTCTTATTCCTCTGCTCGAGGGCGCCGGGGTCGATTTCCTGGTGCTGCATCCCCGCACGGTGATCCAGCAGTATACCGGGCGGGCGGACCATGCCGTGACTGCAGAGGTGGTGCGCCGGACGCGCCTGCCGGTGATCGCCAACGGCGACATCCGCAGCGCGGTCGAGGGTCTGCGGATCTTGCGGGAAACCGGCGCCGCCGGGCTCATGCTCGGCCGCGGCGCCGTCGCCGATCCTCTGCTGTTCGAGCGCCTGCGCGGGCGGGAGCCCGCCGAGCCTGAGCGGCGGGAGCGGGCGGCAATGCTGAGGAGGTATCTGGGGCAGACCCTGGAGCGCTACGGCGAGCTGTTCTGCGGCGAGGCCCAGGTGCTGGGCAAGGTCAAGGAAGTTCTGGCCTTCATGGACGATCCCGACTTCGGCGGGGAGATCAGACAGATGAAGAAGGCCAGGAGGGTGGACACCTTTGCCGCTCTGATCGAGGAACTGGCGTAA
- a CDS encoding GNAT family N-acetyltransferase: MINEMDAEKERVVRIREMTIDDLSEVFHIGEEIFTSEYSPVLYRSWDEYEITTLFNSDSELCLVAEADEEILGFALGTTVEKQHSAWKYGYLVWLGVRRGLQKGGTGERLFRELKRRMVDQGVRMMIIDTDADNQAGIRFFKKQGFGNIQQHVYMTLNLSRRPRRRKGERPE; this comes from the coding sequence ATGATCAACGAAATGGATGCCGAAAAGGAGCGGGTTGTTCGGATCCGCGAAATGACCATCGATGACCTCTCCGAGGTCTTTCATATCGGCGAGGAAATATTCACTTCCGAATACAGCCCCGTTCTGTATCGCTCCTGGGATGAGTATGAGATCACCACTCTTTTCAACTCGGACAGCGAGCTCTGCCTGGTCGCCGAAGCCGATGAAGAGATCCTCGGCTTCGCTCTGGGGACAACCGTGGAAAAACAGCATTCGGCCTGGAAATACGGTTATCTTGTCTGGCTCGGGGTACGTCGGGGGCTGCAGAAGGGGGGGACGGGAGAGAGGCTCTTCCGTGAACTCAAGCGGCGCATGGTCGATCAAGGGGTGCGCATGATGATCATCGACACCGATGCCGACAATCAGGCCGGCATCCGCTTCTTCAAAAAGCAGGGGTTCGGCAACATTCAGCAGCATGTCTACATGACATTGAACCTGAGCCGCCGACCGCGTCGCCGCAAGGGGGAAAGGCCGGAATGA
- a CDS encoding CsbD family protein, whose amino-acid sequence MNTEQMKGQWMQVKGEIKKQWGKLTDDELDRIAGERDKLVGKLQEKYGITKEEAERQVRDFRMH is encoded by the coding sequence ATGAATACCGAGCAAATGAAAGGTCAATGGATGCAGGTCAAGGGTGAGATCAAGAAGCAGTGGGGCAAGCTCACCGACGACGAGCTGGACAGGATCGCCGGCGAGAGAGACAAGCTGGTCGGCAAACTGCAGGAAAAATACGGAATAACCAAGGAAGAAGCCGAAAGACAGGTCAGAGATTTCCGAATGCACTAG
- a CDS encoding HAMP domain-containing sensor histidine kinase → MANRRSFREIFPVLATVALAVLLVLLLSFIDILTGEISFSIFYLLPIYLVTWRLGRWPGFAFSLFSAIAWLIADNIEDYTFTLAHYWNMLVRLAFFLLTVYLVSALKVTEQRRRSLEKIFYHDILNVAGSIRGFAELLQAHPDIDKKEIYHWLQAAAEQSIDQIETQRALAAAEHDELPIEPSILNSLEIIRQTVQFYQYHPAGKNRHIRIARDAEGITFTGDQVLINRILGNMVKNALEASRSGEPVTIGCRATDGGVEFSVHNSGAVPRDVRDRIFTRSVSTKGAGRGLGTYSIHVLSRYLKGKASFTSSEEEGTTFRVWFPGEYQKNG, encoded by the coding sequence ATGGCGAATCGGCGTTCATTCAGGGAGATCTTTCCTGTACTGGCGACAGTCGCCCTTGCCGTGCTTCTGGTTCTGCTCCTGAGCTTCATCGACATCCTGACCGGAGAAATCTCCTTCTCCATTTTTTACCTGCTGCCGATCTATCTGGTCACCTGGCGGCTGGGCCGCTGGCCGGGCTTTGCCTTCTCGCTGTTCAGCGCCATCGCCTGGCTGATCGCCGACAATATCGAAGATTACACATTTACCCTGGCCCATTACTGGAACATGCTGGTGAGGCTGGCGTTTTTCCTCCTGACGGTCTACCTGGTCTCGGCGTTGAAGGTCACGGAACAGCGACGCCGGTCCCTGGAGAAGATCTTTTATCACGACATCCTTAATGTGGCAGGCAGCATCCGCGGCTTTGCGGAACTGCTCCAGGCCCACCCCGATATCGACAAAAAGGAAATTTATCACTGGCTGCAAGCCGCGGCGGAACAAAGCATCGATCAGATCGAAACCCAGCGCGCCCTCGCAGCCGCCGAGCACGACGAACTCCCGATTGAACCTTCGATTCTGAATTCTCTGGAGATCATCCGCCAGACCGTTCAATTCTACCAGTATCATCCCGCCGGCAAAAACCGCCATATTCGGATTGCACGCGATGCCGAAGGGATAACCTTCACCGGCGACCAGGTCCTGATCAACCGGATACTCGGCAACATGGTGAAAAATGCCCTGGAGGCTTCCCGTTCGGGAGAACCGGTCACCATCGGCTGCAGAGCGACAGACGGCGGGGTCGAATTCAGCGTTCACAATTCGGGAGCTGTCCCCAGGGATGTGAGGGACCGGATTTTCACAAGGTCCGTCAGCACCAAGGGAGCCGGACGGGGACTGGGGACCTACAGCATTCACGTGCTGAGCAGATACCTGAAGGGCAAGGCCTCTTTCACCAGCTCGGAAGAGGAGGGAACCACTTTCCGAGTGTGGTTTCCCGGGGAATATCAAAAAAACGGATGA
- a CDS encoding 4Fe-4S dicluster domain-containing protein translates to MNRRRFLAASLAGGTAAALAPARKAMGAATFEGYPDGMGVLVDLTRCIGCRSCEAACNKEQQLPAPSEPFDDPSVFDRTFHGGTQKRRPDENHLTVVNRYQPEGQQEPVYRKVQCNHCNEPACLTSCFVNAYTKTSEGAVVYNSKVCVGCRNCMVACPFNIPAYSYSSVLNPMVKKCIFCHETRLKNGKPPACVEICPQEALTFGYRNDLLKIARERIKMYPGTYVDHIYGEKEVGGTAWMYLSNVPFDQVGFNTTLQKEPIINNVKDFLSMVPMVLAIWPALFSGFHLLSSRKGNHGEDHEHPEQEETRQ, encoded by the coding sequence ATAAATCGTAGACGTTTTCTGGCGGCCAGCCTGGCCGGAGGCACGGCCGCTGCCCTGGCCCCGGCCCGCAAGGCGATGGGTGCGGCAACCTTCGAGGGCTACCCGGACGGCATGGGGGTCCTGGTCGACCTGACCCGCTGCATCGGCTGTCGCAGCTGTGAAGCGGCCTGCAACAAGGAGCAGCAGCTCCCAGCTCCCAGCGAGCCTTTCGATGATCCGTCGGTGTTCGACCGAACTTTTCATGGCGGCACCCAGAAGCGGCGCCCCGATGAAAATCACCTCACGGTGGTCAATCGTTACCAGCCGGAGGGGCAGCAGGAGCCTGTTTACCGAAAGGTCCAATGCAACCATTGCAACGAACCGGCGTGCCTGACCTCCTGCTTCGTCAATGCCTATACTAAAACCAGTGAAGGGGCGGTCGTTTACAATTCCAAGGTTTGCGTCGGCTGCCGCAACTGCATGGTCGCCTGCCCATTCAACATCCCGGCGTACTCCTACTCGAGCGTGCTTAACCCGATGGTCAAGAAGTGCATCTTCTGCCACGAGACCCGGCTGAAAAACGGCAAGCCCCCGGCCTGCGTCGAGATCTGCCCCCAGGAAGCCCTCACTTTCGGTTATCGCAACGACCTGCTGAAGATCGCCAGGGAGCGGATCAAGATGTACCCGGGAACTTATGTGGATCACATCTACGGTGAGAAGGAAGTCGGCGGCACGGCCTGGATGTATCTCTCCAATGTGCCGTTCGACCAGGTCGGCTTCAACACCACCTTGCAGAAGGAGCCGATCATCAATAACGTCAAGGACTTTTTGAGCATGGTGCCGATGGTTCTGGCCATCTGGCCGGCCCTGTTCAGCGGCTTCCACCTGCTCTCTTCACGCAAGGGGAACCATGGTGAAGATCATGAACATCCGGAACAGGAGGAGACGAGACAATGA
- a CDS encoding M20/M25/M40 family metallo-hydrolase, whose translation MDKRLDSVWGAVDPERLRRTLLEMVDIYSPSGKEEDVQLYLEKILRDAGLAVERQQVEEEERYNLHAVMGQGEPLLYLVGHVDTVPAWDLEEYGPVEEWGIVRGLGTADMKGGCAAMLEAWLALATLPEEERPPVGLLLVVGEEENGDGSAAFLQSHRPPWVVIGEPTSLAPCFSHFGYLEASLVTQGRRIHSSLPELGHNAVESMLRVLLHLGKAPLFDRESSQIVYSIREMSSSRAGFVVPDRCEALIDLHLPPETDPKEIRGAMEERLSGAERFIPGLNLEISFDFASQGYHLGGDNRLGEILESIFPRLNLPLQFVPFRSHSDGNLFFEAGVKPLVLGPGSLETAHTPDEQTSLSEVEAAARIYAALCLGAGQAGIQPEESRGRSV comes from the coding sequence ATGGACAAACGGCTGGACAGCGTATGGGGGGCCGTCGATCCTGAGCGCCTGCGCCGGACCCTCCTGGAGATGGTCGACATCTACTCCCCCTCGGGGAAGGAGGAGGACGTCCAGCTCTACCTTGAAAAGATCCTCCGGGATGCGGGACTTGCCGTGGAGCGCCAGCAGGTCGAGGAGGAGGAGCGCTACAATCTGCACGCGGTCATGGGACAGGGGGAGCCGCTCCTTTATCTGGTCGGCCATGTCGATACGGTGCCGGCTTGGGATCTCGAGGAATACGGGCCCGTGGAGGAATGGGGAATCGTTCGCGGACTGGGTACGGCCGATATGAAGGGGGGGTGCGCCGCCATGCTGGAGGCCTGGCTGGCCCTGGCCACACTGCCGGAGGAGGAGCGGCCGCCGGTGGGACTGCTGCTGGTTGTGGGAGAGGAGGAGAACGGCGACGGCAGCGCCGCCTTTCTCCAGAGCCACCGACCCCCATGGGTCGTGATCGGCGAGCCGACTTCCCTGGCACCCTGTTTCAGCCATTTCGGCTATCTGGAAGCGTCTCTGGTCACCCAGGGGCGGCGCATCCATTCGTCGCTGCCGGAGTTGGGGCACAACGCCGTCGAATCGATGCTGCGAGTGTTGCTGCATCTGGGCAAGGCCCCCCTGTTCGACCGCGAAAGTTCCCAGATCGTCTACTCCATCCGGGAGATGAGCTCGTCGCGGGCCGGATTCGTCGTCCCCGACCGCTGCGAGGCGTTGATCGATCTGCATCTTCCCCCCGAAACCGATCCGAAAGAGATCCGCGGGGCGATGGAGGAACGGCTGTCCGGCGCCGAACGGTTCATCCCCGGGCTGAACCTGGAGATCTCCTTCGATTTTGCCTCCCAGGGCTACCATCTGGGGGGGGACAACCGGCTGGGGGAAATCCTGGAGAGCATCTTCCCCCGGCTGAACCTGCCGCTGCAGTTCGTTCCTTTCCGCTCCCACTCGGACGGCAACCTCTTTTTCGAAGCAGGGGTCAAACCCCTCGTTCTCGGCCCCGGGTCTCTGGAGACCGCCCATACCCCCGACGAGCAGACCTCATTGTCGGAGGTGGAAGCCGCCGCCAGGATCTATGCCGCGCTCTGCCTTGGCGCGGGGCAGGCAGGAATCCAGCCAGAGGAGAGCCGAGGCCGTTCTGTTTAA
- a CDS encoding cytochrome c3 family protein: protein MRTRKEDVVMLIRKCLLVAFTGIALAFLPAGFALAGEGPDQVALDSLASLYEAVDFDHAMHEAVADDCATCHHHTTGDIPQPQECQGCHYAGQQAATVSCRDCHLAEPFSAQVLRDKDQNVQLYHTDQVGLKAAYHLSCMGCHKEMGGPVGCEDCHARTDAGDAFFHSGSYSPSSAPANGAGH from the coding sequence ATGCGAACCAGAAAGGAGGACGTCGTCATGCTCATCAGGAAATGCCTGCTCGTTGCCTTCACCGGAATAGCCCTTGCCTTTCTGCCGGCCGGATTCGCCCTGGCCGGAGAGGGGCCGGACCAGGTCGCCCTGGACTCTCTGGCCTCCCTTTACGAAGCGGTCGACTTCGACCATGCCATGCATGAAGCGGTGGCGGACGATTGCGCCACCTGCCATCACCACACCACCGGCGATATTCCTCAGCCCCAGGAATGCCAGGGCTGCCACTATGCCGGCCAGCAGGCGGCGACGGTTTCCTGCCGGGATTGCCATCTGGCCGAGCCTTTTTCCGCACAGGTGCTGCGCGACAAGGATCAGAATGTCCAGCTTTATCACACGGACCAGGTGGGGCTCAAGGCGGCCTACCATCTTTCCTGCATGGGCTGCCACAAGGAGATGGGTGGACCTGTCGGCTGCGAGGATTGCCACGCACGAACCGATGCCGGAGATGCCTTTTTCCATTCGGGGAGTTACTCACCGTCTTCCGCTCCGGCAAACGGTGCGGGTCACTGA
- a CDS encoding amylo-alpha-1,6-glucosidase, with translation METAPFSAIGATTLIDECRQRSIELLRGNTIAAGILAASPSARAEGRNYTCIFGRDAAICSLGMAASGEQELISGARASLLTLAAFQAGNGQISKFVRPETGEADFWYAGCIDATLWWLIAVRLFDRLAPGEGLERQLESQIKHALQWLGCQEHPVWHLLQQNEASDWADIMPRSGFVLYTNALWYWVKGLYGLPGAESTAHLANQLLSPFDGPAPEHRRVALMVDYIRREAKLTPFYLSFVNFSFWGEEVDVFGNLLAALTGLSSAAKGERIVEGLLSLEANRPYPIRVVGTPIEPEHSLWRAYMERHGQNLPFQYHNGGIWPFVGAFWALLLIRQGRGDEALAEMERLAALNRINAWEFNEWFHGRTGVPGGMPGQSWNAALFLLAAAALENDLPLFG, from the coding sequence ATGGAGACGGCCCCTTTTTCGGCCATCGGCGCCACAACCCTGATCGACGAATGTCGGCAGCGGTCGATCGAACTGCTGCGCGGCAACACGATCGCCGCCGGAATACTGGCCGCCTCCCCGTCGGCGCGGGCCGAGGGGCGCAATTACACCTGCATCTTCGGCCGCGACGCCGCGATCTGCTCCCTCGGCATGGCCGCTTCCGGAGAGCAGGAACTGATTTCCGGAGCGCGCGCCAGCCTGCTCACCCTGGCCGCCTTTCAGGCGGGAAACGGTCAGATCTCCAAGTTCGTGCGGCCGGAGACCGGAGAGGCCGACTTCTGGTATGCCGGCTGCATCGACGCCACCCTGTGGTGGCTGATCGCAGTTCGCCTCTTCGACCGCCTGGCTCCCGGCGAGGGACTTGAAAGACAGCTTGAGTCACAAATCAAACACGCTCTGCAGTGGCTCGGATGTCAGGAGCATCCGGTCTGGCACCTGCTGCAGCAGAACGAGGCCAGCGACTGGGCCGACATCATGCCCCGCTCGGGCTTCGTCCTCTACACCAATGCCCTGTGGTACTGGGTCAAGGGGCTCTACGGGCTGCCCGGCGCCGAATCCACGGCTCATCTTGCCAATCAGCTTCTCTCTCCCTTCGACGGGCCTGCGCCGGAGCATCGCCGCGTCGCCCTGATGGTCGACTACATCCGCAGGGAGGCGAAGCTGACCCCCTTCTACCTGAGCTTCGTCAATTTCTCTTTCTGGGGAGAAGAGGTCGACGTCTTCGGCAACCTGCTCGCCGCCCTCACGGGCCTGTCCTCGGCCGCCAAAGGGGAGAGGATCGTCGAGGGGCTTCTTTCCCTGGAAGCCAACCGCCCCTATCCCATCCGGGTGGTCGGCACGCCCATCGAGCCGGAGCACTCTCTATGGCGGGCCTACATGGAGCGCCACGGCCAGAATCTCCCCTTTCAGTACCACAACGGAGGCATCTGGCCCTTCGTCGGCGCCTTCTGGGCGCTCCTCCTCATCCGGCAGGGCCGCGGCGATGAAGCCCTTGCCGAGATGGAGCGCCTGGCCGCTCTCAATCGGATCAACGCCTGGGAGTTCAACGAATGGTTTCACGGCCGCACCGGTGTCCCCGGCGGGATGCCGGGACAATCCTGGAACGCCGCCCTCTTCCTCCTCGCCGCCGCCGCTCTCGAGAACGATCTGCCGCTGTTCGGATAA